The stretch of DNA GTATTGAAAGCTTGTTTGGAATCTCAGACATTTTTGGAGTTTCAAAAACGGAAGGTCTATGGATTACCGTAGTTATAATTGGTGTTCTCGGTTCTATTTATGCCATTTTTGGAGGGTTAAAAGCGGTTGCCTATTCTGATACTATTAATGGGTTTGGATTATTAATAGGCGGTTTATTAATTCCGTTTTTAGCCTTATATGCCATTGGTGATAGTAATGTCTGGGATGGATTGGTAAAAGTATATGAATATGCACCAGAAAAATTTAATGTCATTGGTGCTAAAGATTCGGTATTACCCTTTGAGGTATTATTCACGGGGTTAATCATTAATCAGTTGTATTTCTGGGGAATGAATCAAACTATTATTCAGCGTGCTTTAGGTGCAAAAAATCTTAAAGAAGCACAAAAAGGATTGTTGATTACAGGTGTTTTTAAAATATTAATTCCTTTGGTAATCATTCTTCCGGGCGTTATTTGTTATTATTACTTTCAAGACACATTTTATGATAAGCAAGATATGGTCTACCCTGAATTGGTAAAGAAAGTGTTACCTGTATGGTTAGTTGGTTTCTTTGCAGCAGTTATTATGGGTGCTGTATTAAGTACATTTAATTCGGTATTAAATTCGGCGGCAACCTTATTTAGTGTTGGTATTTTTAAAAGACATATAGATAAAAATGTGTCTGATAAAAAATTAGTGCGCATAGGAAAATTAACCTCAACTATTTTAGCAGTTACAGCCATATTTGCAGCACCAATGGTTGCTAATGCTTCAGATGGACTCTATCAATTATTACAGCAGCTAAATGGCATTTTCTTTATTCCAATTGCTTCCATTTTATTAGCAGGATTCTTTATGAAAAAGGTATCAGCTATAGCTGCTAAAACAGCCTTAATATTTGGGCTCGCATTTTACATTTTCATGTCCTTTATTTATACAGATCACGGTATTCACTTTGTACATCTTTGGGGTATTGAGTTTGTGTTGAATGTTATCATTATGTATGCCGTGTCACATTATTCACCACGCATAAATATGTACGAAGTCACCGATGTAAAAGCGGTAGATCTAACCCAATGGAAATACACAAAACCAGTATCTATCATGCTTTGTGTGGTAACCCTATTGATTTATATTTTATTAGGAAATAACAGTTAAAAAATTAAAAACAGATAAAGAAAATACAATGACAATTTTAAAAAATTATATTAACGGAGAATGGGTTTCGAGTAGCTCGAACGAAACCATTGATGTGTTGAACCCTGCTTCACAAGAGGTGTTGGCAAAAGTGCCTTACGGAGAAGCCACAAAAAATGATGTAGAAACTGCAACTAAAGCTGCAAGCAAAGCTTTTAACGAGTGGCGCCATGTACCCGTAATGAAACGTGTACAATGTTTATATAAATTAAAAGCATTATTAGAAGCTAATAGAGATGAATTAGCCGAAATAATTACTAACGAATCAGGTAAAACCAAAGTAGAATCTATTGGTGAAATACAACGAGCCATAGAAAATGTTGAGGTAGCTTGTGGCACCCCCATGCTAATAGCTGGTGATGTTATAGAAGATATTGCCTCGGGGATTGACGAAATGATGATTCGCCAACCTATAGGTGTTTCAGCTTGTATTACACCATTTAACTTCCCGAGTATGATCGTCTTTTGGTTTTTACCATATGCTATTGCAACTGGTAATGCCTTTATAGTAAAACCTTCAGAAAAAGTACCATTAACCATGATGAAGATTTTTGATTTTATCGATCAACTGGATTTACCTAAAGGTTTGGTAAGTCTAGTTCATGGTGGTAAAGATAGTGTTGATGCTATTTTAGAACACCCGGAAATTAAAGCTATAAGTTTTGTAGGTAGTACACCGGTAGCACGTTATATTTATTCAAAAGGAACTGCCAATGGAAAAAGGGTACAAGCTCAAGGTGGTGCTAAAAATCCAGTACTCGTATTACCTGATGCTGATATAGATATGTCTGCAAAAATTATTGCAGATTCTGTATATGGCTGTGCCGGACAACGTTGTTTAGCGGCTTCAACCATTATTACAGTGGGAGATGAAAAACACGAAATTAAAGATGCTATTTACGAGACTGTAAAATCCAGAACTACGGGTTACGGTTGGGATGCTGGAGTAGATATGGGACCTGTGATTACTTCTGAAAGTAAAAATAGAATTGAAGGTTTAATTCAAAAAGGCATTGACGAAGGCGCTAACGTGCTTTTAGATGGAAGAAATGCTTCTGTTTCTGGTTTTGAAAAAGGAAACTTTTTAACCCCAACTATTTTAGAAAATGTAGCCTTAGACAAAGAGTTGATTCAAACTGAAATTTTCGGGCCTGTAATGAGCTTAATCTCTATGAAGACTATAGAAGATGCTATTCAATTTGTAAATGGCGGAAACTATGGTAATATGGCTTGTTTGTTTACTAATAGCGGAGCCAGTGCACGTAAGTTTAGAAACGAGGCTAATGCTGGTAACATAGGAATTAATATTGGAGTAGCAGCTCCTATGGCACAGTTTCCTTTTAGTGGATGGAAAGATAGTTTTTTTGGTGATCTACACGGGCAAGGAAAACATGCTATTGAGTTTTTTACACAAACAAAAGTCGTTATAGAAAGATGGCCAAAAGCTTGGTCTCGTAAATTTTAAAAGAAGGCGTATCATGATTAAAATCGCAAATGCCCCTTGCTCATGGGGAGCACTAGAATTTGATTTAGAAGAAAAATCTGAAGAAATTGGTTTTGAACAGGTTTTAGATGAAATTAAAGAAACTGGGTACATTGGTACAGAGCTTGGAGATTGGGGGTTTATGCCAACAACACCGAACCTTTTAAAAAGAGAAATAGATAAAAGGGGATTAGATTTAATAGGCGCTTTTGTTCCTGTTGCTTTGGCTGATCCCTTAAAGCATCAGGAAGGGATTACTTCTGCTTTAAAAGTTGCTGAACTCATGTATCAAGCTGGTTATAAAAATGCTTTTATTGTATTAGCAGATGACAACTGTAGTGTTTTAGAACGTACTCAAAATGCAGGAAGAATAAAACCAGGTTTAGGGCTCACCGAAACACAATGGTATATCTATGCACAAGGCGTTGAAAAGATCGCTAAAGTGGTAAAAGACACGTTTGGTATTCGCACAGTTTTTCATCATCACTGTGCCGGATATATTGAAACACCTCAAGAAATAGAAACCCTCATGGCCTTAACAAATCCCGAATTAGTGGGACTCTGTTTAGATATGGGGCACTATGCTTTTGGAGGTGGTAACCCTGCTGAAGCTTTGCAAAAATATTCAGATAGAATTTGGCATGTACATTTTAAAGATTTCAATCCAAAAGTAGCTGAAGAATCAGCTTTAACAAATGGCGATTATTTTGATGCTGTTAAACGAGGCGTATTTTGTGAATTAGGTAAAGGCTCAGTCGATTTTAAATCGATTGTAAACATTTTAAACGAACAAAACTATAAAGATTGGATTGTAGTAGAACAGGATATTTTACCCGGAATGGGAAATCCGAAAGTATGCGCTCAAGCCAATAGAGATTATATAAAAACATTAGGTTTATAAATCATTATGAAAAAAATAAAGTTTGCTGTAGCTGGATTAGGTAGAATTGGGAAAATTCACCTTGAAAATTTACTTCAAATAAATACTATTGAAGTGGTCGCTGTTATGGATCCAATGAAAGAATCTCGTGACTATGCACTGGAGAAAAAGATTCCGTTCATTACATCTACATATAAAGAGTTATTAGCATCTACTAACTTCGATGCCATTGTTATTTGTTCTCCAACCGATACGCATGCCGATTATGTTGAATTGGCTGCAAAAGCTGGTAAACATATTTTCTGTGAAAAGCCTTTAGACCTTTCTTTGAAAAGAGTTGTGGAAGTTTTAGATGTTGTAAAAGATACCAATGTAAAATTAATGCTAGGTTTTAATAGGCGCTTTGATAAAGAGTTTAAAAAAGTACAACAACTTGTAAAAGATGGCGCCGTTGGTGACGCTCATTTAGTAAAGATTACAAGTCGAGATCCGGGAGCGCCACCTGTAAGTTATATTGAAAAATCCGGAGGATTATTTTTAGATATGACTATCCATGATTTTGATATGGCGCGCTTTGTTGTAGGAAAAGAAGTTGAAGAGGTATATGCTAAAGGAGCCGTATTAATAGATCCGGCTATAGGTGAAGCCGGAGATATTGATACCGCAATTATTACATTAACATATACAGACGGAACCATGGCTATTATAGACAATAGCAGAGAAGCATCTTATGGCTATGACCAGCGCATAGAAGTTTTTGGATCTAAAGGCATGGTGAAAGCAGATAATAATACCAGTGATACGCATCAACTGTATAACAAAGATGGTGTAAACAGCTCTTTACCTTTACATTTCTTTTTAGAACGTTATGAACAGGCTTATAAAGCAGAAGTTTCAGATTTTATTGATGGCTTAGTAAATGGTACAATACTTCCTGTTTCTGGGAATGATGGCTTGCAATCATTAAAAATTGGATTGGCAGCTTTAAAGTCTGTGCAAGAAAACAGGCCAGTCAATATTTCTGAGATTTAATTCCTATTGTTACACAAAAAATACACTTTAAAAAGTAGAATTCTAAATAAAAAATAAATTAAAATGAAACTATTAAAAATAGCATCTTATATATGGATCTTTATCTGTTTAGCATATTCTTGCAATAATTCAAAAAGTGTAAAAAAATCCCATGATCTTATTTCTATTTCCGGAAATAATCAGGGTATAAACATACAGTGGAATAATAAAAGTAGGGTCACTGGAGGAATTCCTATATTCCAAAACAAAGCATTTCAAATTAATAATACCGATATTAAGAATGACAATGAACATACTATTATTCAATATACAAATACCTCAGATAGTACCACTATTGAAGTGCAATCTCTAATCAATACAGATAACAATACGCTTATTTTATCATTATCCTCTAATGGTCATCAGTCAAAAAACGGCGAAGATTATGTTGGTTTATTTTTTAATGATTTTCCCGAGTATCAAGAAGGCATGGCAAGCTATTTATTTGGAGATTGGGAATCTTGGACTAAGCCTGTACAGGTAAGTGATTATAAAAATACACTTTCTGAAAAAATATTATTCTTTTTATTTAAATATAATGATGGCACCTATGGTGCTATGATGCCTCTTGGAGGTGAAGGATATAATGCTACTTTGGGTAGTCAGCAACATAAATTTGGAGCACACTCAGTAAGTTATAAGAATAATTTTGAAGCAGTAAAGGTTCCTTTAATGGCTATAGCCTTTGGGGGTAATCCATACGAAACTGTAAAAAACTTATATGAATCTGGCATGACTGCCATGGGAAAAGAAAAAGGGTTACGTAAAAACAAGACCTATCCTGAGATATTTGAATCTATTGGTTGGTGCTCATGGAATGCTTTGGGAGAAGATGTCACCGAAAAAAAGCTAATGGATGCTGTAGCTACATTTAGTGAAAATAAATTCCCTTTGCCTTTTATGCTAATTGATGATGGTTGGCTATCTATAAATGATGAAAAACAGTTAACCAGTTTTAATTTTGATACTACAAAATTCCCCAATGGCTTTAAAGCTAGCGCAGAGAAACTAAAAACGACACACGGTGTTAAAAATATTGGTGTTTGGCATACTATGAATGGTTATTGGAGCGGTGTATCTAAAAACAACTTCAAATTAAATTCCGATAAACCTTTAATGCCTTATTATGATAAGAATGATGTACACGCCGATAGCTTAAGTGGCATTACTTACCATACGCCTAATGCTGTTTCTAATAGCGGACAAAACTTTTATAATGCGTGGTATGAGTATTTAAAAAACCAAGGTATTAACTTTGTAAAAGTCGATCAGCAATCGGTAATAAAAAGAGTTGCTAAAGGGCAACTTTCGAAAACAGATAATATACCTTTTTGGGATATTGCTACAAATTTAGAATCGAATTTACAATCGGCAATTAAAAACCACTTTAACGGAGCTGTTATTAATTGTCAGGATATGGCAACCGAAGCTGTTTATAATTTCACATCATCTGCAATTGGAAGAAATTCCGATGATTTTTTTCCGGAACGCACCGCCTATTTTAGTTTAGAAGTTGAAAAAGGCAATGCCGCAGCTCACGTACTTATGAATGTTCATAATTCTATGTGGTATTCGAATATGGTTTGGCCGGATTTTGATATGTTTCAATCACATCATATAGATGGGGAATACCATGCAATTAGTAGAGCTATTAGTGGAGGCCCTGTCTATTTAACCGATACTCCGGGAAAACAGAATTTTGATATTTTAAATCAACTCATTTTAAATAATGGTAAAATATTACGCCCGGATGTCCCTGCTTTACCTACCGAAGATTGTTTATTTCAGTTAAATGAAGAAAAATTATTTAAAACATTTTCAACAGTTAATAATTCCGGATTAATAGGAGCCTGGAATACCGTTGATGCAGATCTAGTAGAAGGAACAATAAGTCCTACAGATGTAAACGGGTTACAAGGTGATACATTTGCAGTATATGATTATTTTTCTAAATCGGTTAAAAAATTAGGAGCATCAGAAACAGTTTCCGTAGTATTAAAAAGAAAAGGCTATAAATTATACTCAATAGTTCCCTTAGAAAACGACATTGCAATTATTGGTTTACTAAACAAATACATTTCACCTAAGGCAATTCAAAATCAAAAAATCGATAAAAACACCATTGATGTGACCTTAATTCATGGAGGCGAATTTGGTGCCTATTTACCTTCTGAACCAAAAGAAGTGATTATTAATGGTACAAGTCTAGTACCTGAAGATTGGAGTTATACCAGTAATTTGTTTATTTTAAAAATTGTAGACGAAACTATGTCTCCAGTTCGTATAGAAATTAAATTGTAAAAACTATGACTGATAAAATCAGGTTTATTGCATGGCTGGTTGCAACTTCTTTTTTGTTAACCAATTGTACACAAAAAAAGGCGTTAGAATTACCTGTTTTAACACATGTACTATCCCATAACGATTATGAGCAACCCAACCCATTATTTGATGCTTTAGACGCGAGAATTAACTGTGTAGAAGTAGATATTGCATATATAAATGAAACACTATATGTTACACATGCTATAGATGAGATTAAGGAAGATAACACCTTTGAATCGCTATATTTAAAACCATTACGGGATATTATTAAAAAGAATGGCGGTTTTGTTTATAAAAAGGGGGTGCCTTTCACGCTTTATATAAACACCAAAACGGGTGGTAAAACGGTTGAAAAGATAAACGATTTTCTTCAAAAAAACAGTGATATTATTGCTTCATTCACAAAAGAAGGAAAAACAGACAAGCCTATTTTTGTAATTTGCGGAGGTCCTAATTCAATAGTAAACACACAACGCTTTATAGTTGCCGAAGGACATTTAGAAACACCTAAAAGCTTTACTTCCAGTGAATTTTATATGGTGAATTTACGATGGACAACATATTTTTCATGGACAGGTGAAGGTACTTTCCCTTTAGAAGAAAAAGGACAGCTTCTTAAACTTGTGAAAGATACTCACGAACAAGGAAGAATTTTACGGTTTTGGGACAATCCAGATATCAATACAACCTATGGTGAAAATTTTTGGAATACTATTTTAGACTTAGGTGTTGATATAATTAATACTGACGCTCCTAAAGCTATAAAAGATTTTTTTGATGAAAAAAGCAGTAAAACTCCGAAGCCGAAAATTTTAGCGCATCCTCAATTGGTTAATGGACATTGGTCGTTTTTTATTGAGACTAAAGGAGAAGAAGGAGACACACATTATACTACGGATGGTACATCGCCCACTGTAAATTCACCAAAATATATAGGTCCGGTTCTCTTTTCAAAAGACATACAAATAAAAGCCAAAACCTTTTGGAAAAAAAACGGAAGCCTTTTAGGGAGTAAAGAGACTAGTAAAAAGATTAAAACTCCTGTTTTAATTCCTTCTGTAAAAGCTGATGTACATAAAGGTGCTTTACGGTATTACTATAAGGAAGACACAAGTAACCAACTCCCGGATTTAAATAGTTTAACATCTAAAAAAACGGATATAGTTAATGACATTAGCGATACAGATTTTAAAGAAGATGCTATGTATGCGCTTCGCTATAAAGGGTACATCAATATTCCAGAAGATGGTATGTATACATTTACAAGTAAATCTACCGAAGCCATTAACTTTGTCTTACTTCATGATATATTAGAATTGGAAAATAAAGGACATCAGGAAAAGAAGAGGACAGTCCCACTGGCTAAAGGACTGCATCCTATACAGGTGGACTTTTATGTTGGTCTGGAAGCTTCTTTTAATTTACAAATTGAAGGCCCTACATTACAGAAACAGATTATTTCGTCAAACCTATTATGTCATTAAAAACAGAGATATGGAAATTAAACTCGTAATAATTTTAGTGCTTTTTATAGGATTAAATCCCTTATCATTAGAAGCACAAGAACAACAAAAACCGACTACGGTTTTTCTAATTGGTGTGGATGGTATGAGTGTATTATCATTTGGTAATATTACAAAGTAAAATACCTGTAAAAGTTGAGAAAATAGATTAACTTAAAAATACTTATAAAACATCAAATTATTGATTTTTTTTGCACATATTTGCATATAACTACAAAAAATTGAGTTAAAATACAAAAAATTGAGTACAACAAATGGAACAAAAAATTTTGAGTACAGAAGGTGATGTAAATCTTACGGAAGAAAGAGCAAAATGGCAGCAAAACAACATTTTAGACTCTAAAACGCGACAGCTTTTAGATGATGATGCACGTCTGTTTCTGCACCAGTCCATGTCAACCCCTTGCTTAGATGTATTGGGAGCTTGTGAAGGGCCTACTATTGAAAATATTAACGGTAAAAAGTACCTTGACTTTCATGGCAATAATGTACATCAAGTTGGGTTTACCAATACCTATGTTGTTGATCAAATTAAGAAACAATTAGACGAATTGGCCTTTTGTACGCGTCGTTTTACCAACGAAAAAGCGATTGCTTTTGCAGAAAAACTAACGTCATTACTTCCTAGTGATTTGAATAGAGTACTCTTTGCTCCAGGTGGAACCTCTGTAGTAAGTATGGCTTTAAAATTAGCCAGAGTTGTAACCGGTAAGCACAAGGTAGTTTCTTATTGGGATTCTTTTCACGGAGCATCTCTGGATGCGATTAGTGCTGGTGGTGAAGCCGTATTTCGTCAACATATGGGGCCTATGATGCCCGGAAGTATTCGAATTCCGCCTCCAATGAATACCGGTGGTTTTTTTGATGACGAAATGAAATATGCCGATTATTTGGAGTATGTTATTGAAAAAGAAGGTGAAATAGGAGCGTTTATAGCAGAAACTGTTAGAAATACCGATGTACAAATTCCTTCTAAGGCCTATTGGAAACGCATTCGTGAAATATGCGATAAGCATAATGTATTACTTATTTTAGATGAAATCCCTATTGCTTTAGGACGCACAGGTAAAATGTTCACTTTTGAAAATTTTGGTATAGAACCGGACATTCTTTGCATTGGCAAAGGTCTTGGAGGCGGCATTATTCCATTTGCAGCCATGGTATGTCGTGATAAACACAATGTGGCTCAAGATATTTCTTTAGGGCATTTTACTCATGAAAAAAGTCCCGTTGGCTGTGCAGCAGCTCAAGCAGTTATAGATTATATTGAAAACGAAAATATTTTACAAAAAGTGGACAATGATGCCCTTTGGATGGATAGTCAACTGAATTTACTTAAAGATAAGCATGCTATTATTGGGCACATAAGAGGCATAGGGCTTTTATGGGGCGTAGAATTGGTAGATCCTACAACAAAAAAACCGGCAAAAGCAGAAGCTGAAAAAATAATGTATTACTGCTTACAGCATGGTTTAAGTTTTAAAGTCTCTCAAGGTCATGTATTACAACTGTCACCTGTTTTAACTATTGAGAGAACAGATCTTGCAAAAGCATTGAAGATTTTAGATAATGCTTTTTTATCATTAAACTTAAATGACAACTAATTATAAAGTCACTTTATATGAAACATCCATGACTGAAAATTTAGTCACATTGAAGAATGACTATGGATGTTACATTCCTGTGCTAAGCCTTTTGAATTAAGCTTGTATCGAGCTTAACGAGATGCTCAAGAAAAACTAAAATCGAAGCATGACAATTAAAAACAATACATATAAACACATGAAAAAAGTATTATTTATAGATCGAGACGGAACGATTATTAAAGAAACTACTGATGAAAAAATAGACAGTTTCGAAAAACTAGTTTTTTACCCCAAAGCCTTATCATCTTTAAATAAAA from Flavivirga spongiicola encodes:
- a CDS encoding FN3 associated domain-containing protein, translating into MTDKIRFIAWLVATSFLLTNCTQKKALELPVLTHVLSHNDYEQPNPLFDALDARINCVEVDIAYINETLYVTHAIDEIKEDNTFESLYLKPLRDIIKKNGGFVYKKGVPFTLYINTKTGGKTVEKINDFLQKNSDIIASFTKEGKTDKPIFVICGGPNSIVNTQRFIVAEGHLETPKSFTSSEFYMVNLRWTTYFSWTGEGTFPLEEKGQLLKLVKDTHEQGRILRFWDNPDINTTYGENFWNTILDLGVDIINTDAPKAIKDFFDEKSSKTPKPKILAHPQLVNGHWSFFIETKGEEGDTHYTTDGTSPTVNSPKYIGPVLFSKDIQIKAKTFWKKNGSLLGSKETSKKIKTPVLIPSVKADVHKGALRYYYKEDTSNQLPDLNSLTSKKTDIVNDISDTDFKEDAMYALRYKGYINIPEDGMYTFTSKSTEAINFVLLHDILELENKGHQEKKRTVPLAKGLHPIQVDFYVGLEASFNLQIEGPTLQKQIISSNLLCH
- a CDS encoding Sip1-related alpha-galactosidase, which translates into the protein MKLLKIASYIWIFICLAYSCNNSKSVKKSHDLISISGNNQGINIQWNNKSRVTGGIPIFQNKAFQINNTDIKNDNEHTIIQYTNTSDSTTIEVQSLINTDNNTLILSLSSNGHQSKNGEDYVGLFFNDFPEYQEGMASYLFGDWESWTKPVQVSDYKNTLSEKILFFLFKYNDGTYGAMMPLGGEGYNATLGSQQHKFGAHSVSYKNNFEAVKVPLMAIAFGGNPYETVKNLYESGMTAMGKEKGLRKNKTYPEIFESIGWCSWNALGEDVTEKKLMDAVATFSENKFPLPFMLIDDGWLSINDEKQLTSFNFDTTKFPNGFKASAEKLKTTHGVKNIGVWHTMNGYWSGVSKNNFKLNSDKPLMPYYDKNDVHADSLSGITYHTPNAVSNSGQNFYNAWYEYLKNQGINFVKVDQQSVIKRVAKGQLSKTDNIPFWDIATNLESNLQSAIKNHFNGAVINCQDMATEAVYNFTSSAIGRNSDDFFPERTAYFSLEVEKGNAAAHVLMNVHNSMWYSNMVWPDFDMFQSHHIDGEYHAISRAISGGPVYLTDTPGKQNFDILNQLILNNGKILRPDVPALPTEDCLFQLNEEKLFKTFSTVNNSGLIGAWNTVDADLVEGTISPTDVNGLQGDTFAVYDYFSKSVKKLGASETVSVVLKRKGYKLYSIVPLENDIAIIGLLNKYISPKAIQNQKIDKNTIDVTLIHGGEFGAYLPSEPKEVIINGTSLVPEDWSYTSNLFILKIVDETMSPVRIEIKL
- the iolG gene encoding inositol 2-dehydrogenase, whose product is MKKIKFAVAGLGRIGKIHLENLLQINTIEVVAVMDPMKESRDYALEKKIPFITSTYKELLASTNFDAIVICSPTDTHADYVELAAKAGKHIFCEKPLDLSLKRVVEVLDVVKDTNVKLMLGFNRRFDKEFKKVQQLVKDGAVGDAHLVKITSRDPGAPPVSYIEKSGGLFLDMTIHDFDMARFVVGKEVEEVYAKGAVLIDPAIGEAGDIDTAIITLTYTDGTMAIIDNSREASYGYDQRIEVFGSKGMVKADNNTSDTHQLYNKDGVNSSLPLHFFLERYEQAYKAEVSDFIDGLVNGTILPVSGNDGLQSLKIGLAALKSVQENRPVNISEI
- a CDS encoding sugar phosphate isomerase/epimerase family protein; this encodes MIKIANAPCSWGALEFDLEEKSEEIGFEQVLDEIKETGYIGTELGDWGFMPTTPNLLKREIDKRGLDLIGAFVPVALADPLKHQEGITSALKVAELMYQAGYKNAFIVLADDNCSVLERTQNAGRIKPGLGLTETQWYIYAQGVEKIAKVVKDTFGIRTVFHHHCAGYIETPQEIETLMALTNPELVGLCLDMGHYAFGGGNPAEALQKYSDRIWHVHFKDFNPKVAEESALTNGDYFDAVKRGVFCELGKGSVDFKSIVNILNEQNYKDWIVVEQDILPGMGNPKVCAQANRDYIKTLGL
- a CDS encoding aspartate aminotransferase family protein; protein product: MEQKILSTEGDVNLTEERAKWQQNNILDSKTRQLLDDDARLFLHQSMSTPCLDVLGACEGPTIENINGKKYLDFHGNNVHQVGFTNTYVVDQIKKQLDELAFCTRRFTNEKAIAFAEKLTSLLPSDLNRVLFAPGGTSVVSMALKLARVVTGKHKVVSYWDSFHGASLDAISAGGEAVFRQHMGPMMPGSIRIPPPMNTGGFFDDEMKYADYLEYVIEKEGEIGAFIAETVRNTDVQIPSKAYWKRIREICDKHNVLLILDEIPIALGRTGKMFTFENFGIEPDILCIGKGLGGGIIPFAAMVCRDKHNVAQDISLGHFTHEKSPVGCAAAQAVIDYIENENILQKVDNDALWMDSQLNLLKDKHAIIGHIRGIGLLWGVELVDPTTKKPAKAEAEKIMYYCLQHGLSFKVSQGHVLQLSPVLTIERTDLAKALKILDNAFLSLNLNDN
- a CDS encoding solute:sodium symporter family transporter: MDSNLIITLASFVLFTTAVAFFTWYNLRKTNLTSSAGYFLGGRSLSGIVIAGSMLLTNISTEHLIGMNGNSYVNGFIIIAWEVTSAIALVIAAIYFIPKYLKMGLTTIPQFLENRFDGLTRTLVAVFLIVSFVVTLLPIVLYTGAISIESLFGISDIFGVSKTEGLWITVVIIGVLGSIYAIFGGLKAVAYSDTINGFGLLIGGLLIPFLALYAIGDSNVWDGLVKVYEYAPEKFNVIGAKDSVLPFEVLFTGLIINQLYFWGMNQTIIQRALGAKNLKEAQKGLLITGVFKILIPLVIILPGVICYYYFQDTFYDKQDMVYPELVKKVLPVWLVGFFAAVIMGAVLSTFNSVLNSAATLFSVGIFKRHIDKNVSDKKLVRIGKLTSTILAVTAIFAAPMVANASDGLYQLLQQLNGIFFIPIASILLAGFFMKKVSAIAAKTALIFGLAFYIFMSFIYTDHGIHFVHLWGIEFVLNVIIMYAVSHYSPRINMYEVTDVKAVDLTQWKYTKPVSIMLCVVTLLIYILLGNNS
- a CDS encoding CoA-acylating methylmalonate-semialdehyde dehydrogenase, which produces MTILKNYINGEWVSSSSNETIDVLNPASQEVLAKVPYGEATKNDVETATKAASKAFNEWRHVPVMKRVQCLYKLKALLEANRDELAEIITNESGKTKVESIGEIQRAIENVEVACGTPMLIAGDVIEDIASGIDEMMIRQPIGVSACITPFNFPSMIVFWFLPYAIATGNAFIVKPSEKVPLTMMKIFDFIDQLDLPKGLVSLVHGGKDSVDAILEHPEIKAISFVGSTPVARYIYSKGTANGKRVQAQGGAKNPVLVLPDADIDMSAKIIADSVYGCAGQRCLAASTIITVGDEKHEIKDAIYETVKSRTTGYGWDAGVDMGPVITSESKNRIEGLIQKGIDEGANVLLDGRNASVSGFEKGNFLTPTILENVALDKELIQTEIFGPVMSLISMKTIEDAIQFVNGGNYGNMACLFTNSGASARKFRNEANAGNIGINIGVAAPMAQFPFSGWKDSFFGDLHGQGKHAIEFFTQTKVVIERWPKAWSRKF